From a region of the Gordonia sp. PP30 genome:
- a CDS encoding DUF4391 domain-containing protein — protein sequence MTDLLYHWPGSSHVGARVPKERFYDRGTLSAGLKDRFVSQVARITWAYKLSTATINVPGTDEIPEIDVFRIDTKNGDLADGVLAAIDKAIPRPLIFEVTRPVAEIGSGHGTIRMTAAHKQVGLGAAKLSDYFTTGWLPADHDRTELPAAISLAALYAELIEPLTPLETRPGEELSAVADRLAAIKRLDREIAALERRLRTEVQLNRKVEIRRDLKTKQQLREQQR from the coding sequence TTGACCGACTTGCTGTACCACTGGCCCGGGTCCTCGCACGTCGGTGCCCGCGTGCCCAAGGAGCGCTTCTACGACCGGGGCACGCTCTCCGCGGGGCTGAAGGACCGCTTCGTCTCCCAGGTCGCGCGGATCACCTGGGCATACAAGCTGAGCACAGCGACGATCAACGTGCCGGGGACCGATGAGATCCCGGAGATCGACGTCTTCCGTATCGACACGAAGAACGGTGACCTTGCCGACGGGGTCCTCGCCGCGATCGACAAGGCCATTCCCCGACCACTGATCTTCGAGGTCACTCGCCCTGTTGCCGAGATCGGCAGTGGGCACGGGACGATCCGGATGACGGCAGCGCACAAGCAGGTCGGTCTCGGCGCGGCGAAGCTCAGCGACTATTTCACGACCGGATGGCTGCCCGCAGACCACGATCGAACTGAACTCCCGGCGGCGATCAGCCTCGCGGCGCTGTACGCGGAGCTGATCGAGCCACTGACACCGTTGGAGACCCGTCCCGGCGAAGAACTGTCGGCGGTCGCGGACAGACTTGCCGCCATCAAGCGCCTAGACCGTGAGATCGCGGCGCTGGAACGCCGACTCCGAACCGAGGTCCAGCTCAACCGGAAGGTCGAGATCCGGCGCGACCTGAAGACGAAACAGCAACTTCGAGAGCAGCAGAGGTAA
- a CDS encoding class I SAM-dependent methyltransferase, with translation MSSLAERLMHNPLFSQVYEHAWRPIFTRGFSLGGTQTQDYDRALRAYLSRPGDRRVLDIACGPGNYANDAARGLTGDGAYVGLDFSAAMLTRAARDNTGDRITFVRGDAHALPFASQSFDTVTCLAALYLIPDPLAALDEMTRVLAPGGELIVFTSVRASIAAVPGARAAAGLTGLRIFDRTELLDRLIAQDMEQVEQTITGVGQYVHARKPRKG, from the coding sequence GTGAGCTCCCTCGCCGAACGGCTGATGCACAACCCGCTCTTCTCCCAGGTCTACGAGCACGCCTGGCGCCCGATCTTCACTCGCGGCTTCAGCCTCGGCGGCACGCAGACGCAGGACTACGACCGCGCGCTGCGCGCCTATCTCTCCCGCCCCGGTGACCGGCGGGTGCTCGACATCGCGTGCGGGCCGGGCAACTACGCGAACGACGCCGCCCGGGGTCTCACCGGGGACGGCGCCTACGTCGGTCTCGACTTCTCGGCCGCCATGCTCACCCGCGCGGCCCGCGACAACACCGGTGACCGGATCACCTTCGTCCGCGGCGACGCGCACGCGCTGCCCTTCGCGTCGCAGTCGTTCGACACGGTGACCTGCCTCGCCGCGCTCTACCTGATCCCCGATCCGCTCGCGGCACTGGACGAGATGACGCGGGTGCTGGCTCCCGGCGGCGAGCTGATCGTGTTCACCTCGGTCCGCGCCTCGATCGCCGCGGTGCCCGGCGCGCGCGCCGCGGCCGGACTGACCGGGCTGCGGATCTTCGATCGCACCGAACTCCTCGACCGGCTGATCGCACAGGACATGGAGCAGGTGGAACAGACCATCACCGGCGTCGGCCAGTACGTGCACGCACGCAAGCCCCGGAAGGGATAG
- a CDS encoding site-specific DNA-methyltransferase → MFPNAATETRDPDGTVRRAIDFDLLRQELSDHVVEGPQERFHLDWPGKRAAAFAANAPIAKTLRPVREQSVNFDTTKNLVIEGDNLDALKLLQESYLGKVKLIYIDPPYNTGGDFIYDDDFAESVDVYLERSGQKDDAGARLVMNSDTNGRYHSDWLSMMYPRLKLARNLLKDDGAIFVSIDDHEFANLRALCDEVFGAQNFVATIIWQKVFSPKNSAQWFSEDHDYILVYARDKQHWSPNPLPRTAEMDARYKNPDSDARGPWTSSDLAARNFYAAGTYPVTTPSGRLIDGPPRGSYWRVSEASFKALDADNRIWWGADGANMPRLKRFLSEVSTGRTPQTFWPYSEVGHTQDAKKTLLRYVPFEHTENVLNSVKPVQLIRRILHLATSPDNEDIVLDFFSGSGSTAHAVLAQNADDAGNRRFIAVQVHEPLRTPEPEFDSILGMSMTRLRNVAAEIGEQSETDGRGDLGYRMTKVDTSNLADTLRPAEALGQLDLGALESSIKPGRTSEDLLFQVLLAAGLPLTLPIQIEHRDGFDIFNVEDGILVMAIRNDQRSTINDQRSTINDQRSTINDQRSTINDQRSTINDQRSTIKFTPIYTQNRVDLAASRRVSRRRLRVRCGADQYRADLPGAVPGH, encoded by the coding sequence ATGTTTCCGAATGCCGCCACCGAGACGCGAGACCCCGACGGCACCGTCCGGCGCGCCATCGACTTCGACCTCCTACGCCAAGAGCTGAGCGACCACGTGGTCGAAGGTCCGCAGGAACGCTTCCATCTCGATTGGCCTGGCAAGCGCGCCGCCGCTTTCGCGGCGAACGCACCCATCGCGAAGACCTTGCGTCCGGTGCGAGAGCAGTCGGTGAACTTCGACACCACCAAGAATCTCGTCATCGAGGGTGACAACCTCGACGCGCTGAAGCTGCTGCAGGAGTCGTACCTGGGTAAGGTCAAGCTGATCTACATTGACCCGCCGTACAACACCGGTGGTGACTTCATCTACGACGACGACTTCGCCGAGTCGGTCGACGTCTACCTCGAACGTAGCGGCCAGAAGGACGACGCTGGCGCCCGCCTCGTGATGAACAGCGACACCAACGGCCGCTACCACTCCGATTGGCTCAGCATGATGTACCCGCGTCTGAAGCTGGCGCGGAACCTCCTGAAGGATGACGGCGCGATCTTCGTCTCGATCGATGACCACGAGTTCGCGAACCTGCGCGCACTGTGCGACGAGGTCTTCGGTGCGCAGAACTTCGTCGCGACGATCATCTGGCAGAAGGTGTTCTCGCCGAAGAACTCAGCCCAGTGGTTCTCCGAGGACCACGACTACATCCTCGTCTACGCCCGCGACAAACAGCACTGGTCTCCGAACCCGCTGCCACGAACCGCCGAGATGGACGCTCGCTACAAGAACCCCGATAGCGATGCCAGGGGCCCGTGGACGTCTTCTGATCTAGCAGCCCGAAACTTCTACGCCGCCGGCACATACCCTGTGACCACTCCATCTGGCCGCCTCATCGATGGCCCGCCACGAGGCTCGTACTGGCGAGTCTCGGAAGCGTCGTTTAAGGCCCTTGACGCAGACAACCGAATCTGGTGGGGGGCGGATGGTGCCAACATGCCCCGACTCAAGCGCTTCCTGTCGGAGGTCTCGACGGGACGTACTCCGCAAACGTTCTGGCCGTACTCCGAGGTCGGTCACACCCAGGACGCGAAGAAGACCTTGCTCCGATATGTGCCGTTCGAGCACACCGAGAACGTCCTCAACTCCGTGAAGCCCGTCCAGTTGATCCGGCGCATCCTGCACCTCGCCACCTCGCCGGACAACGAGGACATCGTCCTCGACTTCTTCTCCGGCAGCGGCAGCACGGCGCACGCCGTGCTCGCGCAGAACGCCGACGACGCCGGGAACCGCCGCTTCATCGCCGTTCAGGTGCATGAGCCGCTGCGTACGCCGGAGCCCGAGTTCGACTCGATCCTCGGTATGAGCATGACGCGTCTCCGGAACGTCGCCGCCGAGATCGGTGAGCAGAGCGAGACCGACGGCCGCGGAGACCTCGGCTACCGGATGACGAAGGTCGACACCAGCAACCTGGCCGACACCCTCCGCCCAGCCGAAGCGCTCGGCCAGCTCGACCTCGGCGCATTGGAGTCGAGCATCAAACCGGGCCGGACAAGTGAGGACCTCCTCTTCCAGGTCCTCCTGGCCGCCGGCCTACCCCTCACCCTGCCCATTCAGATCGAACACCGCGACGGGTTCGACATCTTCAATGTTGAGGACGGAATTCTAGTCATGGCAATACGCAACGATCAACGATCAACGATCAACGATCAACGATCAACGATCAACGATCAACGATCAACGATCAACGATCAACGATCAACGATCAACGATCAACGATCAACGATCAACGATCAACGATCAACGATCAAGTTTACACCAATTTACACGCAAAATCGCGTCGATCTCGCCGCTTCGCGTCGTGTTTCTCGACGCAGACTTCGCGTCCGATGCGGAGCGGATCAATATCGAGCAGATCTTCCGGGAGCTGTCCCCGGCCACTGA
- a CDS encoding carboxymuconolactone decarboxylase family protein encodes MSTPRVSPGHLRELGPINWVIVRAMSLATGTDNAHIFATLGRSKGLFRGWLHYSSRMMPFGELSRRETEMIIIRVAHLRGCDYELDHHRRLGAKAGIDDDDFARVLEGPDAGWGDRQAALLRATDELVRDRDISDGTWSALRRHLSERRAIAFVLLVGQYDMLATTISTLRVQRDEF; translated from the coding sequence ATGAGCACACCTCGCGTCTCACCCGGGCACCTGCGCGAACTCGGCCCGATCAACTGGGTCATCGTCCGCGCCATGTCCCTCGCCACCGGCACCGACAACGCGCACATCTTCGCCACCCTCGGCCGCAGCAAGGGATTGTTCCGCGGTTGGCTGCACTACTCCAGCCGGATGATGCCCTTCGGCGAACTCTCCCGCCGGGAGACCGAAATGATCATCATTCGGGTCGCCCACCTGCGCGGATGCGACTACGAGCTCGATCATCACCGGCGGCTCGGCGCCAAGGCCGGGATCGACGACGACGACTTCGCCCGCGTTCTCGAGGGCCCGGACGCCGGCTGGGGCGACCGGCAGGCCGCCCTGCTGCGCGCCACCGACGAACTCGTGCGGGACCGCGACATCTCCGACGGCACCTGGTCGGCGCTGCGGCGCCACCTGTCCGAGCGGCGGGCGATCGCCTTCGTCCTGCTCGTCGGCCAGTACGACATGCTCGCCACCACCATCTCCACGCTGCGCGTACAGCGCGACGAGTTCTGA
- a CDS encoding site-specific DNA-methyltransferase, with protein sequence MEKLNLHSPDLTARNVDKIGELFPNVITESRDADGNIHRAVDFDALRQQLSDHIVEGPQERYQLDWPGKRAAAFAANAPIAKTLRPVREGSVDFDTTKNIFIRGDNLEALKLLQEAYLGSVDVIYIDPPYNTGSDSFLYPDNYFESNSQYLSRSGQTDSSGQRLVSNTIANGRFHSDWLSMMLPRLKLARNLLADSGIIAISIGDDEVAQLRAVCDELFGEENRIAQITVEMSTTQGMKVRAAQNGAIVKNCEFLLIYARSSAHASVPKTPLFDPIQGWPGNFTTWLHSDLTFEPLADYLSHQPELTCEADRILGEDRVKIDDLTTLYATSTVFREFIHKHLENIAASDKGTWPANIPEPNWREGQAYRYEIAGKNYIVMKSSKGTVRQFLQLSNNFRIADDYARTYGRTVIRGDLWRSFYSDMAHVSLEGDTRFENGKKPLRLIENLVKWADNRQDILILDFFAGSGSTGHAAMRLNAADSGERRFILIQLDLPLDLESSANYTNINSVADLATDRIRRAGQKIIANNPGVDVGFRLLEVDTTNLTNVSRDPESTDQLDLKLLEFSIRAGRSSEDLLFQVLLNWGLELSLPIAREEIDSREVFSVDHDALIACFAETITSEVVRAIATRRPLRAVFRDDAFESDAARINAEQVFREMSPSTDVRTI encoded by the coding sequence ATGGAGAAGCTCAATCTTCACTCCCCCGACCTGACCGCGCGAAATGTCGATAAGATCGGCGAACTGTTCCCGAATGTCATTACCGAATCCCGTGACGCCGACGGCAACATCCATCGAGCAGTGGACTTCGACGCCCTCCGTCAGCAACTCTCGGATCATATTGTTGAGGGGCCACAGGAGCGCTACCAGCTCGATTGGCCCGGAAAGCGCGCGGCCGCCTTCGCCGCGAACGCCCCGATCGCGAAGACCCTCCGCCCGGTACGCGAGGGATCGGTCGATTTCGACACGACCAAGAACATCTTTATCAGGGGCGACAACCTCGAGGCTCTTAAGCTCCTCCAGGAGGCTTACCTCGGGTCCGTCGACGTAATATATATTGATCCGCCGTACAATACCGGTAGCGACAGCTTTCTCTATCCGGACAACTATTTCGAGTCAAATTCCCAATATCTTTCCCGATCTGGCCAAACCGACTCATCAGGGCAACGGCTAGTCTCGAACACAATTGCCAACGGACGATTTCATTCCGACTGGCTTTCGATGATGCTGCCACGACTCAAACTCGCGCGCAACCTACTCGCCGATTCGGGGATAATTGCGATATCAATCGGCGATGACGAGGTTGCACAGTTGCGCGCGGTCTGCGACGAGCTATTCGGAGAAGAGAACAGGATCGCCCAGATTACCGTTGAAATGTCCACCACCCAGGGAATGAAGGTCAGAGCAGCACAAAATGGGGCGATCGTAAAGAACTGCGAGTTCCTCTTGATCTACGCAAGGTCTTCCGCGCACGCATCGGTTCCCAAGACGCCACTGTTCGATCCCATTCAAGGGTGGCCCGGGAATTTCACAACCTGGCTCCACTCAGATCTCACATTCGAACCACTAGCCGACTACCTATCTCACCAACCAGAGCTGACTTGCGAAGCTGACAGAATCCTCGGCGAGGATCGGGTGAAAATTGATGACCTGACAACCCTCTATGCCACATCAACGGTATTCCGCGAGTTCATACACAAACATCTAGAGAACATTGCAGCCTCCGACAAGGGGACTTGGCCAGCAAATATCCCCGAGCCAAACTGGCGAGAAGGACAGGCATACCGCTACGAGATCGCCGGCAAGAATTACATCGTGATGAAAAGCAGCAAGGGGACCGTCCGACAATTCCTCCAGTTGTCAAACAACTTTCGGATCGCCGACGACTACGCGAGGACTTACGGAAGAACAGTGATTCGTGGCGACCTCTGGAGGTCATTCTACTCCGATATGGCACACGTCTCCCTGGAGGGCGATACCCGGTTCGAGAACGGAAAGAAGCCACTGCGTCTCATCGAGAATCTTGTCAAATGGGCAGACAACAGGCAGGACATTCTTATCCTCGACTTCTTTGCAGGCTCCGGATCGACCGGACATGCGGCAATGCGGCTGAATGCAGCCGACAGCGGAGAACGCAGATTTATCCTCATCCAGCTGGATCTTCCACTCGACCTCGAGTCTTCCGCCAACTACACAAATATCAATTCGGTCGCCGATTTGGCAACTGACCGAATTCGCCGGGCGGGACAGAAGATCATCGCAAACAATCCCGGAGTCGACGTAGGATTCCGACTACTGGAGGTCGACACGACAAACCTAACGAACGTCTCACGGGATCCGGAGTCCACCGACCAACTCGATCTCAAGCTGCTTGAATTCAGCATTCGAGCCGGCCGATCCAGTGAGGATCTCCTCTTTCAGGTCCTGCTCAACTGGGGTCTTGAGCTGTCTCTTCCCATCGCCCGCGAGGAGATCGACAGCCGCGAGGTCTTCTCCGTCGATCACGATGCACTCATCGCCTGCTTCGCGGAGACCATCACGTCCGAGGTGGTTCGTGCGATCGCCACCCGCCGGCCGCTCCGCGCCGTCTTCCGAGACGACGCGTTCGAGTCGGATGCCGCGCGCATCAACGCCGAGCAGGTCTTCCGCGAGATGTCGCCGAGCACCGATGTCCGGACCATCTGA
- a CDS encoding DEAD/DEAH box helicase family protein — protein sequence MKLQFKTQEYQTKAVDAVVDVFAGQPRHDGLLYRIDPGVASGGGQEQLYTASGLANAEIRLSRPQLLENVHRVQDSRNLDKSKALFDSKAAPGAPNLDVEMETGTGKTYVYIKTIMELHKRYGWSKFIVVVPSVAIREGVKKTFDVTADHFQSIYGTKPRTFIYNSSQLHELERFSSDAGVQVMIINIQAFNAAASAEQKAKEGKRASAEARKIFRELDDFQSRRPIDVIKANRPIVIIDEPQKISGDKSLKALAEFNALMVLRYSATHKVEHTKVHRLDAVAAYNAKLVKKISVRGITVKGLAGSAAYLYLDAILLKKGAAPTARVELEIASKTGQIKRHTRIVGKGTNFHDLSNGVEAYKPDGQPLFVTNIDATRDIVELSNGDIVAAGQLSGDRDVTEDSKRRIQIREVINAHLEKERELFTQGIKVLSLFFIDEVAKYRDYDREDTLGEYARVFEEEYVLARDAILGELELDDDTAAYMAYLRRDEVSAIHEGYFSIDKKSKRQVDGKISRSGDDKGQSTDTDAYDLILKDKERLLSFAEPVRFIFSHSALREGWDNPNVFVMGMLKKSDNTVSRRQEIGRGLRLAVDQYGERMDNPITVHEINELTVVTDESYTDFVTGLQKEIAATLSERPRKASVGFFTGKTIKTPDGESKVEEAVAAALYKYLIKNDYLNDDDTVADAYKEAKENGTLAKPASELLIPVIDYMWPLVDALYLNVPLPDDARTKKKIPLNEKNFAKAEFKELWNRINHRAVYQVEFDSNELIGKAVKALDKDLTVTGLQYVIEQGHQLEDLDADQVAQGTSFKVDGHRRETEQITASSSVKYDLLGEITEKTQLTRRTVSAILRGVHPGTFAKFRLNPEQFITETARIINEEKATVIVEHLTYDALDDRFDSAIFTENQSSQDFRKAGEKLTKHVYDYVVTDSQVERDFVTKLDTSKEVSVYAKLPRGFFIPTPVGDYNPDWAIAFHEGSVKHIYFVAETKGTMSTLGIKGIERAKIECATKFFDELTKNNHGEVIYKRVDGFDKLMEEVVRK from the coding sequence GTGAAGCTGCAGTTCAAGACGCAGGAGTACCAGACCAAGGCCGTCGACGCAGTCGTCGACGTGTTCGCCGGTCAGCCCCGCCACGACGGCCTCTTGTACCGGATCGACCCGGGCGTGGCCAGCGGCGGCGGCCAGGAACAGCTCTACACGGCGTCGGGTCTGGCGAACGCCGAGATCCGGCTCAGCAGGCCCCAGCTTCTGGAGAACGTCCACCGGGTCCAAGACTCGCGCAACCTCGACAAGTCGAAGGCCCTCTTCGACTCGAAGGCCGCGCCCGGCGCCCCGAACCTCGACGTCGAGATGGAGACCGGCACCGGCAAGACCTACGTCTACATCAAAACGATCATGGAACTGCACAAGCGTTACGGGTGGAGCAAGTTCATCGTCGTCGTACCGTCGGTCGCGATCCGCGAGGGCGTCAAGAAGACCTTCGACGTGACCGCCGACCACTTCCAGTCGATCTACGGCACCAAGCCGCGCACGTTCATCTACAACTCGTCTCAGCTTCACGAGCTGGAACGCTTCAGCTCCGACGCCGGAGTCCAGGTGATGATCATCAACATCCAGGCGTTCAACGCCGCCGCGAGCGCTGAGCAGAAAGCCAAGGAGGGCAAACGAGCCTCGGCCGAAGCGCGAAAGATCTTCCGGGAGCTCGACGATTTCCAGTCACGACGCCCGATCGACGTCATCAAGGCGAACCGCCCCATCGTCATCATCGACGAGCCGCAGAAGATCAGCGGCGACAAGTCACTCAAGGCGCTCGCCGAGTTCAACGCGCTCATGGTGCTGCGCTACTCCGCCACCCACAAGGTGGAGCACACCAAGGTGCACCGGCTCGACGCCGTCGCTGCCTACAACGCGAAGCTGGTCAAGAAGATCTCGGTTCGCGGCATCACCGTCAAGGGGCTGGCCGGCAGCGCCGCCTACCTGTATCTCGACGCCATCCTGCTGAAGAAGGGCGCGGCGCCCACCGCCCGCGTCGAACTCGAGATCGCATCCAAGACCGGGCAGATCAAGCGGCACACTCGCATCGTCGGGAAGGGCACCAACTTCCACGACCTGAGCAACGGGGTCGAGGCATACAAGCCCGACGGCCAGCCGTTGTTCGTCACGAACATCGATGCCACCCGCGACATCGTCGAGCTGTCGAACGGTGACATCGTCGCGGCCGGCCAGCTTTCAGGCGACCGCGATGTCACCGAGGACTCCAAGCGCCGCATCCAGATCCGCGAGGTGATCAACGCGCATCTGGAGAAGGAACGCGAACTGTTCACGCAGGGTATCAAGGTCCTGTCGCTGTTCTTCATCGACGAGGTGGCCAAGTACCGCGACTACGACCGCGAAGACACGCTCGGTGAGTACGCCCGGGTCTTCGAGGAGGAGTACGTGCTGGCGCGCGACGCGATCCTCGGCGAGCTGGAACTCGACGACGACACCGCCGCGTACATGGCCTACCTGCGTCGTGACGAGGTCAGCGCGATCCATGAGGGCTACTTCTCCATCGACAAGAAGTCGAAGCGGCAGGTCGACGGCAAGATCTCCCGCAGCGGCGACGACAAGGGCCAGTCCACGGACACCGACGCCTACGACCTCATCCTCAAAGACAAGGAACGCCTGCTCTCCTTCGCTGAACCCGTCCGGTTCATCTTCTCCCACTCGGCTCTCCGCGAGGGCTGGGACAACCCGAACGTTTTCGTGATGGGCATGCTGAAGAAGTCCGACAACACCGTGTCGCGCCGTCAGGAGATCGGCCGAGGTCTGCGACTGGCCGTCGACCAGTACGGCGAACGGATGGACAACCCGATCACCGTCCACGAGATCAACGAACTCACCGTCGTGACCGACGAGTCCTACACCGACTTCGTCACCGGCCTGCAGAAGGAGATCGCCGCGACGCTATCCGAGCGGCCACGCAAGGCGTCGGTCGGATTCTTCACCGGCAAGACCATCAAGACCCCTGACGGAGAGTCGAAGGTGGAGGAAGCGGTGGCCGCCGCGCTGTACAAGTACCTCATCAAGAACGACTACCTCAACGACGACGACACCGTCGCAGACGCCTACAAGGAGGCTAAGGAGAACGGCACCCTGGCGAAGCCGGCGTCGGAGCTGCTGATCCCGGTGATCGACTACATGTGGCCGTTGGTCGATGCGCTCTACCTGAATGTTCCGCTTCCCGACGACGCTCGCACCAAGAAGAAGATCCCGCTCAACGAGAAGAACTTCGCCAAGGCCGAGTTCAAGGAACTGTGGAACCGGATCAACCACAGGGCCGTGTACCAGGTCGAGTTCGACTCGAACGAGCTGATCGGCAAGGCCGTCAAGGCTCTCGACAAGGACCTGACCGTCACCGGCCTGCAGTACGTGATCGAGCAGGGGCACCAGCTAGAGGATCTAGACGCCGATCAGGTCGCGCAGGGGACGTCGTTCAAGGTGGACGGTCACCGCCGGGAGACCGAGCAGATCACGGCGAGTTCGTCGGTCAAGTACGACCTGCTCGGCGAGATCACCGAGAAGACCCAGCTCACCCGGCGCACCGTATCGGCGATCCTCCGCGGCGTTCACCCTGGCACCTTCGCGAAGTTCCGGCTCAATCCGGAGCAGTTCATCACCGAGACCGCCCGCATTATCAATGAGGAGAAGGCGACGGTCATCGTCGAGCATCTCACGTACGACGCCCTCGACGACCGCTTCGACTCGGCGATCTTCACCGAGAATCAGTCGTCGCAGGACTTCCGCAAGGCCGGTGAGAAGCTCACCAAGCACGTGTACGACTACGTCGTCACCGACTCTCAGGTGGAACGTGACTTCGTCACCAAGCTCGATACGAGCAAGGAGGTGTCGGTATACGCGAAACTACCGCGCGGATTCTTCATCCCGACCCCGGTCGGCGACTACAACCCCGACTGGGCCATCGCCTTCCACGAGGGGTCGGTCAAGCACATCTACTTCGTCGCGGAGACGAAGGGCACCATGTCGACCCTGGGGATCAAGGGTATCGAGCGCGCCAAGATCGAGTGCGCCACCAAGTTCTTCGACGAGCTCACCAAGAACAACCACGGCGAGGTGATCTACAAGCGGGTCGACGGCTTCGACAAGTTGATGGAGGAAGTCGTCAGAAAATAG
- a CDS encoding RNA-binding domain-containing protein, translating into MNADDLTALLDRLIADGESEVVEFKRGRDGFSANEIGRYFSALANEANLRAADAGWLVFGVDDKTRSVAGTTYGESASRLNALKLEINQNTDPRVSFRDVHVLESDAGSALLFEIPPAPRGLPISWKGHHWARAGESLVPLGLEKLDELRNQMISTDWTAAVIPHATLDHLDPGAIAQARRGFIERYPRLADEAVRWDDATFLEKVRLTQDGGVTRAAVVLLGKFTSAHLISPHMAEMTWKLTGEQEAFEHFSLPFLVNADKLISRIRNVQIRFNDPNHAVYREISKYDDDGLHEALYNCIAHQDYRRNARIVVTERPDRIEFLSVGDFVDRTPDDYMLADKVPREYRNPLLVAAMTELNLIDHMGNGIHRMVSQQRQRFLPLPDYHLDEPGEVTLTVYGAVIDKAYTDLLMVRDDLPLEDVLALDRVQKSLPISVDAVKRLRKANLVEGRKPYLTVSARIADLTGRRAEYSRARALDDEHYAQLIIDYLDKFQSASRREIDALLWDKLPDTFSDGRKDSKIHNLLVKLRKRGVIRSVGSTRAAKWQLDSTQKTET; encoded by the coding sequence ATGAATGCCGACGACCTCACCGCGCTCCTCGATCGGCTCATCGCCGATGGGGAGAGCGAGGTGGTCGAGTTCAAACGCGGCCGCGACGGGTTCAGCGCAAACGAGATCGGCAGATACTTCTCGGCGCTCGCCAACGAGGCGAACCTGCGCGCCGCGGATGCGGGATGGCTGGTGTTCGGGGTCGACGACAAGACTCGCAGCGTCGCCGGCACCACCTACGGCGAGTCCGCGAGCCGGCTCAACGCTCTCAAGCTCGAAATCAACCAGAACACCGACCCGCGCGTCTCGTTCCGCGATGTCCACGTACTCGAGAGCGATGCCGGCAGTGCACTGCTCTTCGAGATCCCACCTGCGCCTCGTGGTCTGCCGATCTCGTGGAAGGGCCACCACTGGGCTCGTGCCGGCGAGAGCCTCGTGCCACTCGGCCTTGAGAAGCTCGATGAACTCCGCAACCAGATGATCAGCACCGATTGGACGGCCGCAGTCATCCCCCACGCCACCCTCGATCATCTCGATCCCGGAGCCATCGCCCAGGCGCGCCGCGGCTTCATCGAGCGGTACCCACGACTCGCCGATGAGGCCGTTCGCTGGGACGACGCCACCTTTCTCGAGAAGGTTCGGCTGACACAGGACGGCGGGGTCACGCGGGCGGCCGTGGTCCTCCTCGGAAAGTTCACCTCTGCCCACCTGATCAGCCCGCACATGGCCGAGATGACGTGGAAGCTGACCGGCGAGCAGGAGGCGTTCGAACACTTCAGCCTGCCGTTCCTCGTCAACGCCGACAAGCTCATCAGCCGGATTCGCAACGTCCAGATTCGCTTCAACGACCCTAACCATGCCGTCTACCGGGAGATCTCGAAGTACGACGACGACGGCCTCCACGAGGCCCTCTACAACTGCATTGCCCACCAGGACTACCGCCGGAACGCCCGGATCGTCGTCACCGAACGCCCGGACCGGATCGAGTTCCTCAGCGTCGGAGACTTCGTCGACCGCACTCCCGACGACTACATGCTGGCTGACAAGGTCCCCCGCGAGTACCGCAATCCCCTGCTCGTGGCCGCGATGACCGAACTCAACCTCATCGATCACATGGGCAACGGAATCCATCGCATGGTGAGCCAGCAACGCCAACGGTTTCTCCCACTTCCCGACTACCACCTCGATGAGCCGGGCGAAGTAACGCTGACGGTCTACGGCGCAGTCATCGACAAGGCCTATACCGACCTCCTCATGGTCCGGGACGACCTCCCGCTCGAGGACGTGCTTGCACTCGACCGGGTTCAGAAGTCGCTCCCGATATCCGTCGATGCCGTGAAACGGCTAAGGAAAGCAAACCTCGTGGAAGGCCGCAAGCCCTACCTCACGGTCAGCGCCAGAATTGCCGACCTCACGGGGAGGCGTGCCGAGTACAGCCGAGCACGTGCCCTCGACGACGAACACTATGCCCAGTTGATCATCGACTACCTCGACAAATTCCAGAGCGCGTCACGCCGTGAGATCGACGCACTGCTCTGGGACAAGCTGCCCGATACGTTCAGTGACGGTCGTAAGGACAGCAAGATCCACAACCTTCTCGTGAAGCTCCGCAAGCGTGGCGTGATCCGCAGCGTCGGATCGACGAGAGCCGCGAAATGGCAACTCGATTCAACTCAAAAAACTGAAACTTGA